A part of Caretta caretta isolate rCarCar2 chromosome 1, rCarCar1.hap1, whole genome shotgun sequence genomic DNA contains:
- the LOC142071501 gene encoding uncharacterized protein LOC142071501 produces the protein MQSSSAEVTMMESQNRKRAPAWTEREVRDLIAVWGEESVLSELRSSFRNAKTFLKISQGMKDRGHNRDPKQCRVKLKELRQAYQKTREANGRSGSEPQTCRFYDELHAILGGSATTTPAVLFDSFNGDGGNTEVGFGDEEDDEEEVVDSSQQASGETGFPDSQELFLTLDLEPVPPEPTQGCLLDSAGGEGTSAACVSMITGSSPSQRLVKLRKKKKRTRDEMFSELMLSSHTDRAQTNAWRQIMSECRKAQNDREERWRAEESKWRAEESKWRAEDRAEAQRWRQRDERRQDSMLRLLQDQTSMLQCMVELQQRQLEHRLPLQPLCNQPPSSPSSIASTPRRPRTRWGGLRPTSHSPTEDCPKKRRLSFNKF, from the exons atgcagagctcatcagcagaggtgaccatgatggagtcccagaatcgcaaaagagctccagcatggactgaacgggaggtacgggatctgatcgctgtttggggagaggaatccgtgctatcagaactccgttccagttttcgaaatgccaaaacctttctgaaaatctcccagggcatgaaggacagaggccataacagggacccgaagcagtgccgcgtgaaactgaaggagctgaggcaagcctaccagaaaaccagagaggcgaacggccgctctgggtcagagccccaaacatgccgcttctatgatgagctgcatgccattttagggggttcagccaccactaccccagccgtgttgtttgactccttcaatggagatggaggcaatacagaagtaggttttggggacgaagaagatgatgaggaggaggttgtagatagctcacagcaagcaagcggagaaaccggttttcccgacagccaggaactgtttctcaccctagacctggagccagtaccccccgaacccacccaaggctgcctcctggactcagcaggcggagaagggacctctg ctgcatgtgtttcaatgatcacaggatcttctccttcccagaggctagtgaagcttagaaagaaaaaaaaacgcactcgcgatgaaatgttctccgagctcatgctgtcctcccacactgacagagcacagacgaatgcgtggaggcaaataatgtcagagtgcaggaaagcacaaaatgaccgggaggagaggtggagggctgaagagagtaagtggcgggctgaagagagtaagtggcgggctgaagacagggctgaagctcaaaggtggcggcagcgtgatgagaggaggcaggattcaatgctgaggctgctgcaggaccaaaccagtatgctccagtgtatggttgagctgcagcaaaggcagctggagcacagactgccactgcagcccctctgtaaccaaccgccctcctccccaagttccatagcctccacacccagacgcccaagaacacggtggggaggcctccggccaaccagccactcccccacagaggattgcccaaaaaaaagaaggctgtcattcaataaattttaa